A single region of the Streptomyces caelestis genome encodes:
- a CDS encoding LacI family DNA-binding transcriptional regulator, producing MVRITDVARRAGVSPSTVSYALSGKRPISAETRRRVEAAARELGYRPQSGARAHDRPKVLALAAPLRTGVHVPAMMRVTQSVVTAARSYDHDVLLLTHEEGLTRVGEPAPADALLVMDVGMHDPRLPVLRSLDRPSVLLGLPADPHGLTCVDLDYRAAGEACVHHLARLGHRTVALVGSPPEVYLRRTTSAHRLVEGFTAAADHHGLASSVHPAVSAPAEARHLADRLLREHPALTAVVVHNASLLDPLITAFQQLGLRVPEDLSITAVCPDDPATTTSVALPATELGTRAVELLMEKRRGTPVPEVTLLPSRLTERASTNHA from the coding sequence ATGGTCAGGATCACGGACGTGGCACGACGGGCCGGGGTCTCCCCCAGCACCGTGTCGTACGCGCTGAGCGGCAAGCGCCCGATCTCGGCGGAGACCCGGCGCAGGGTCGAAGCGGCCGCCCGGGAGCTGGGCTACCGCCCGCAGTCGGGCGCACGCGCGCACGACAGGCCGAAGGTCCTGGCCCTGGCGGCTCCGCTGCGCACCGGCGTCCACGTCCCGGCGATGATGCGTGTGACGCAGTCGGTGGTGACAGCGGCACGCTCGTACGACCACGACGTCCTGCTCCTCACCCACGAGGAGGGCCTGACCCGCGTCGGGGAGCCGGCACCGGCGGACGCGTTACTGGTCATGGACGTCGGCATGCACGACCCACGCCTCCCCGTGCTCCGCTCCCTGGACCGCCCCTCCGTCCTGCTCGGCCTCCCCGCCGACCCGCACGGTTTGACCTGCGTGGACCTGGACTACCGGGCGGCAGGCGAGGCGTGCGTGCACCACCTGGCCCGCCTCGGCCACCGGACAGTGGCCCTCGTCGGCTCGCCACCAGAGGTCTACCTGCGCAGGACCACCTCGGCCCACCGCCTGGTCGAGGGCTTCACGGCCGCAGCCGACCACCACGGGCTTGCTTCGTCGGTGCACCCCGCTGTGTCGGCCCCGGCCGAGGCCCGCCACCTCGCGGACCGGCTGCTGCGCGAACACCCCGCCCTGACGGCCGTGGTGGTCCACAACGCGTCCCTCCTCGACCCCCTGATCACGGCCTTCCAGCAGCTCGGCCTACGCGTCCCCGAGGACCTGTCGATCACGGCCGTCTGCCCCGACGACCCTGCGACGACCACGTCGGTCGCCCTGCCGGCCACGGAGCTGGGCACCCGTGCGGTGGAACTGCTGATGGAAAAACGACGCGGCACGCCCGTGCCGGAGGTGACACTGCTGCCGTCACGGCTGACGGAGCGGGCGAGTACGAACCACGCATGA
- the smpB gene encoding SsrA-binding protein SmpB — translation MAKEKGRKLIAQNKKARHDYLVIDTYEAGLVLTGTEVKSLRQGRASLVDGFVQMDGHEAWLYNVHVPEYSQGTWTNHSARRKRKLLLHREEIDKLESKSQETGHTIVPLSLYFKDGRAKVEIALAKGKKEYDKRQTLREKQDRREAERVISAVRRKERA, via the coding sequence ATGGCTAAGGAAAAAGGGCGCAAGCTGATCGCGCAGAACAAGAAGGCGCGGCACGACTACCTCGTCATCGACACCTACGAGGCCGGCCTGGTCCTCACCGGCACCGAGGTGAAGTCGCTGCGCCAGGGACGGGCGTCGCTGGTCGACGGCTTCGTGCAGATGGACGGGCACGAGGCGTGGCTGTACAACGTCCACGTGCCGGAGTACAGCCAGGGCACGTGGACCAACCACAGCGCGCGGCGGAAACGGAAGCTGCTGCTGCACCGTGAGGAGATCGACAAGCTGGAGTCGAAGTCGCAGGAGACGGGTCACACCATCGTGCCCCTGTCCCTGTACTTCAAGGACGGCCGGGCCAAGGTCGAGATCGCGCTGGCGAAGGGCAAGAAGGAGTACGACAAGCGCCAGACGCTCCGCGAGAAGCAGGACCGGCGCGAGGCGGAGCGGGTGATCTCGGCGGTGCGCCGGAAGGAGCGGGCGTAG
- a CDS encoding S41 family peptidase, which produces MSGRDPFCQPRRIRRGAALTLMFASVLVAGAATGSLPQAERKSAPDEARSAIPAGHHADVTRAAEEAMADGKSPMEAAKRAVSRSGDRWGAVYSQGEYEEFEESLDGQYTGVGLWARSKRDGRIEVTKVRAGSPAATAGIRPGDLLRSVDGRKTDGRPVTEVVSLLRGDATDAPVGTTVRLGLERGTRAWTETLRRAQLSTDSVAVRKVAGSVTVIRVDSFTKGSGDQVREGVRQAPPGGGIVLDLRGNSGGLVTEAVTAASAFLDGGLVATYGVDGEQHALHAEPGGDTTRPLVALVDGGTMSAAELLTGAVQDRGRALVVGSRTFGKGSVQMPSRLPDGSVAELTVGHYRTPSGRAVDGRGITPDLESDEGALQRAETVLRGLAGPSS; this is translated from the coding sequence ATGTCAGGTCGTGACCCGTTCTGTCAGCCCCGTCGCATCCGCCGCGGGGCCGCCCTGACCTTGATGTTCGCGAGCGTGCTCGTCGCCGGCGCGGCCACGGGTTCCCTCCCGCAGGCCGAGCGGAAGTCCGCGCCGGACGAGGCCCGTTCGGCTATCCCGGCCGGACACCACGCGGACGTCACCAGGGCGGCCGAGGAGGCCATGGCCGACGGCAAGTCCCCGATGGAGGCCGCGAAGCGCGCCGTCAGCCGCAGCGGGGACCGCTGGGGCGCGGTCTACTCCCAGGGCGAGTACGAGGAGTTCGAGGAATCCCTCGACGGCCAGTACACCGGCGTCGGCCTCTGGGCGCGCAGCAAACGCGACGGCCGTATCGAGGTGACGAAGGTGCGCGCCGGCTCGCCCGCGGCCACCGCCGGGATCCGCCCCGGCGACCTGCTGCGCAGCGTCGACGGCCGGAAGACCGACGGACGGCCGGTCACCGAGGTGGTCTCCTTACTGCGCGGGGACGCCACGGACGCCCCCGTCGGCACCACCGTCCGCCTCGGCCTGGAGCGCGGCACACGCGCGTGGACCGAGACCCTGCGCCGGGCCCAGCTGTCCACGGACTCGGTCGCCGTTCGAAAAGTCGCCGGCTCGGTCACCGTCATCCGGGTCGACAGCTTCACCAAGGGCTCCGGCGACCAGGTCCGCGAGGGCGTCCGGCAGGCCCCGCCCGGCGGCGGGATCGTCCTCGACCTGCGCGGCAACTCCGGCGGCCTGGTCACCGAGGCCGTCACCGCCGCCTCCGCCTTCCTCGACGGCGGCCTGGTCGCCACGTACGGCGTCGACGGCGAGCAGCACGCCCTGCACGCCGAGCCCGGCGGTGACACGACGAGACCGCTGGTCGCGCTCGTCGACGGCGGGACGATGAGCGCGGCCGAACTTCTCACCGGCGCCGTTCAGGACCGCGGGCGGGCGCTCGTCGTGGGATCCAGGACCTTCGGCAAGGGCTCGGTCCAGATGCCGAGCCGGCTGCCCGACGGCTCCGTCGCGGAGCTGACCGTCGGGCATTACCGCACCCCCTCCGGCCGCGCGGTCGACGGCCGGGGCATCACGCCCGACCTGGAGTCCGACGAAGGGGCCCTCCAGCGAGCCGAGACCGTACTGCGCGGTCTGGCAGGTCCCTCGTCGTAA
- the ftsX gene encoding permease-like cell division protein FtsX has translation MRAQFVLSEIGVGLRRNLTMTFAVVVSVALSLALFGGSLLMSDQVNTMKGYWYDKVNVSIFLCNKSDAESDPNCAKGAVTDDQKKQIKTDLDKMGVVQTVTYESQDQAYKHYKEQFGDSPLASSLTPDQMQESYRIKLKDPQKYQVIATAFNGRDGVQSVQDQKGILDNLFKLLNGMNWAARAVMALMLVVALMLIVNTVRVSAFSRRRETGIMRLVGASGFYIQAPFIMEAAVAGLIGGTLACAFLLIARYFLIDHGLALADQLTLINFIGWDAVLTKLPLILATSLLMPALAAFFALRKYLKV, from the coding sequence ATGCGCGCCCAGTTCGTCCTGTCGGAGATCGGCGTCGGTCTCCGCCGCAATCTGACGATGACCTTCGCCGTCGTCGTCTCCGTCGCCCTGTCGCTCGCCCTGTTCGGCGGGTCGCTCCTGATGAGCGACCAGGTCAACACGATGAAGGGCTACTGGTACGACAAGGTCAACGTCTCGATCTTCCTCTGCAACAAGAGCGACGCCGAGTCCGACCCCAACTGCGCCAAGGGCGCGGTGACGGACGACCAGAAGAAGCAGATCAAGACCGACCTCGACAAGATGGGCGTCGTCCAGACAGTCACGTACGAGTCCCAGGACCAGGCGTACAAGCACTACAAGGAGCAGTTCGGCGACTCCCCGCTGGCCAGCTCCCTCACGCCGGACCAGATGCAGGAGTCGTACCGCATCAAGCTGAAGGACCCGCAGAAGTACCAGGTCATCGCCACCGCCTTCAACGGCCGGGACGGCGTGCAGTCCGTCCAGGACCAAAAGGGCATCCTGGACAACCTCTTCAAGCTGCTGAACGGCATGAACTGGGCCGCGCGCGCGGTGATGGCGCTGATGCTGGTCGTCGCGCTGATGCTGATCGTCAACACCGTGCGTGTCTCGGCGTTCAGTCGCCGGCGCGAGACCGGCATCATGCGCCTGGTCGGTGCCTCGGGCTTCTACATCCAGGCGCCGTTCATCATGGAGGCCGCGGTCGCCGGGCTCATCGGCGGCACGCTCGCGTGCGCCTTCCTGCTGATCGCCCGGTACTTCCTCATCGACCACGGACTGGCCCTGGCCGACCAGCTGACGCTGATCAACTTCATCGGCTGGGACGCCGTCCTGACGAAGCTGCCGCTCATCCTCGCCACGAGCCTGCTGATGCCCGCGTTGGCCGCGTTCTTCGCGCTGCGCAAGTACTTGAAGGTGTGA
- the ftsE gene encoding cell division ATP-binding protein FtsE: protein MIRFDNVSKVYPKQTRPALRDVSLEVEKGEFVFLVGSSGSGKSTFLRLILREERCSHGQVHVLGKDLARLSNWKVPQMRRQLGTVFQDFRLLPNKTVGENVAFAQEVIGKSRGEIRKSVPQVLDLVGLGGKEDRMPGELSGGEQQRVAIARAFVNRPKLLIADEPTGNLDPQTSVGIMKLLDRINRTGTTVVMATHDQNIVDQMRKRVIELEKGRLVRDQARGVYGYQH from the coding sequence GTGATCCGATTCGACAACGTCTCCAAGGTCTACCCCAAGCAGACCCGCCCCGCCCTCAGGGATGTCTCCCTGGAGGTCGAGAAGGGCGAGTTCGTCTTCCTCGTGGGGTCCTCCGGCTCCGGAAAGTCCACCTTCCTGCGGCTGATCCTCCGCGAGGAGCGGTGCAGCCACGGGCAGGTGCACGTTCTGGGCAAGGACCTCGCGCGCCTGTCCAACTGGAAGGTGCCGCAGATGCGGCGCCAGCTCGGGACGGTCTTCCAGGACTTCCGCCTGCTGCCGAACAAGACGGTCGGCGAGAACGTCGCCTTCGCGCAGGAGGTCATCGGCAAGTCGCGCGGTGAGATCCGCAAGTCCGTGCCGCAGGTGCTCGACCTCGTCGGGCTCGGCGGCAAGGAGGACCGGATGCCCGGTGAGCTGTCCGGTGGTGAGCAGCAGCGCGTCGCCATCGCGCGGGCCTTCGTCAACCGGCCCAAACTGCTCATCGCCGACGAGCCCACCGGCAACCTCGACCCGCAGACCTCCGTCGGCATCATGAAGCTGCTCGACCGCATCAACCGGACGGGCACGACCGTGGTGATGGCCACGCACGACCAGAACATCGTGGACCAGATGCGCAAGCGCGTCATCGAACTGGAGAAGGGCCGCCTCGTCCGCGACCAGGCCCGCGGTGTCTACGGCTACCAGCACTGA
- a CDS encoding LPXTG cell wall anchor domain-containing protein yields MTKKTRIRVARIAAGAVIAAGASLTAAGAASAAETENCLLGILCADESPVPTEPPTTPPVPTELPTDPPTDLPTDPPSTEEPTDEPTEPTDEPTEPTEDPTAQPTDPGNGNGNGNGGGNGNGGGNGNGGGNGNGGNNGGGNIADPDGGTAPQQEGSSSLTDTGSGATPAAPQAQGNGQELAETGAAQTTFLVIGAATMIAGGVGFRVLPRLVGGRGGAAA; encoded by the coding sequence ATGACGAAGAAGACGCGGATCCGTGTCGCGCGGATAGCGGCCGGCGCCGTGATCGCCGCTGGTGCCTCGCTGACCGCCGCCGGTGCCGCATCCGCCGCGGAGACCGAGAACTGCCTGCTCGGCATCCTGTGCGCCGACGAGTCGCCGGTCCCGACCGAGCCGCCGACCACCCCGCCGGTTCCGACCGAGCTCCCCACGGACCCGCCGACCGACCTCCCGACCGACCCGCCGTCGACCGAGGAGCCCACCGACGAGCCGACCGAGCCCACGGACGAGCCCACCGAGCCGACCGAGGACCCGACGGCCCAGCCGACCGACCCAGGCAACGGGAACGGCAACGGCAACGGCGGCGGCAACGGCAACGGTGGCGGCAACGGCAACGGTGGCGGCAACGGCAACGGTGGCAACAACGGCGGCGGCAACATCGCCGACCCCGACGGCGGCACCGCCCCGCAGCAGGAGGGCTCCTCGTCCCTCACCGACACCGGCTCCGGCGCCACCCCGGCGGCGCCGCAGGCCCAGGGCAACGGCCAGGAGCTCGCCGAGACGGGCGCCGCGCAGACCACCTTCCTGGTGATCGGCGCCGCCACGATGATCGCCGGCGGTGTCGGCTTCCGCGTCCTGCCGCGCCTCGTGGGCGGCCGCGGCGGGGCTGCCGCCTGA
- the prfB gene encoding peptide chain release factor 2, producing the protein MAVVDVSEELKSLSSTMESIEAVLDLDRLRADIAVLEEQAAAPSLWDNPDEAQKITSKLSHLQAEVRKAEALRGRIDDLAVLFEMAEEEDDPDTRAEAESELIVVKKALDEMEVRTLLSGEYDSREALVNIRAEAGGVDAADFAEKLQRMYLRWAEQRGYKTEIYETSYAEEAGIKSTTFAVQVPYAYGTLSVEQGTHRLVRISPFDNQGRRQTSFAGVEILPVVEQTDHIEIDESELRVDVYRSSGPGGQGVNTTDSAVRLTHIPTGIVVSCQNERSQIQNKATAMNVLQAKLLERRRQEEQAKMDALKGDGGNSWGNQMRSYVLHPYQMVKDLRTEFEVGNPEAVFNGEIDGFLEAGIRWRKQQEK; encoded by the coding sequence GTGGCAGTCGTCGATGTATCCGAAGAGCTCAAGTCCCTCTCCTCGACCATGGAGTCGATCGAGGCCGTTCTGGACCTCGACAGGCTGAGGGCAGACATCGCCGTGCTCGAGGAGCAGGCGGCCGCGCCGTCCCTGTGGGACAACCCCGATGAGGCGCAGAAGATCACCAGCAAGCTGTCCCACCTCCAGGCCGAGGTGCGCAAGGCCGAGGCCCTGCGCGGTCGTATCGACGACCTCGCCGTCCTCTTCGAGATGGCGGAGGAGGAGGACGATCCGGACACCCGTGCCGAGGCCGAGTCCGAGCTCATCGTCGTGAAGAAGGCGCTGGACGAGATGGAGGTCCGCACCCTCCTCTCCGGCGAGTACGACTCCCGTGAGGCCCTGGTGAACATCCGCGCCGAGGCCGGCGGCGTCGACGCCGCCGACTTCGCCGAGAAGCTCCAGCGCATGTACCTGCGGTGGGCCGAGCAGCGCGGCTACAAGACGGAGATCTACGAGACGTCGTACGCGGAGGAGGCCGGCATCAAGTCGACCACCTTCGCCGTCCAGGTGCCCTACGCGTACGGCACGCTCTCCGTCGAGCAGGGCACGCACCGGCTGGTGCGCATCTCGCCCTTCGACAACCAGGGCCGGCGCCAGACGTCCTTCGCGGGCGTCGAGATCCTTCCCGTGGTCGAGCAGACCGACCACATCGAGATCGACGAGTCCGAACTGCGGGTGGACGTGTACCGCTCGTCCGGCCCCGGCGGCCAGGGCGTCAACACCACCGACTCCGCGGTGCGCCTCACCCACATCCCCACCGGCATCGTCGTCTCCTGTCAGAACGAGCGGTCGCAGATCCAGAACAAGGCGACGGCCATGAACGTGCTCCAGGCCAAGCTGCTGGAGCGGCGCCGCCAGGAGGAGCAGGCCAAGATGGACGCCCTCAAGGGCGACGGCGGCAACTCCTGGGGCAACCAGATGCGTTCGTACGTGCTGCACCCGTACCAGATGGTGAAGGACCTGCGCACCGAGTTCGAGGTCGGCAACCCGGAGGCCGTTTTCAACGGCGAGATCGACGGGTTCCTCGAAGCTGGAATTCGCTGGCGCAAGCAGCAGGAGAAGTAA
- a CDS encoding serine/threonine-protein kinase, with translation MARKIGSRYTAHQILGRGSAGTVWLGEGPEGPVAIKLLREDLASDQELVGRFVQERTALLGLEHPHVVSVRDLVVDGNDLALVMDLVRGTDLRTRLERDRRLAPEAAVAITADIADGLAAAHAAGVVHRDVKPENVLLDMQGPLGPGGSHRALLTDFGVAKLIDTPRRTKATKIIGTPDYLAPEIVEGLPPRASVDIYALATVLYELLAGFTPFGGGHPGAVLRRHVTESVVPLPGIPDELWQLLVQCLAKAPASRLRASELGARLWELLPMLAGMPPLEVDEPDTESAEEADREEQPAGPAPAGERVRRRGVVPLVPGAKPADSNRDTHTSMRVPAPDELAGGAHGTARAPRASGTPRPGSARNRALARRRRVALGAGAVALAAAVGVGAWLSTSGDDASTPPQDTKNSAPQSP, from the coding sequence TTGGCACGGAAGATCGGCAGCCGGTACACCGCCCACCAGATCCTGGGGCGGGGCAGCGCCGGCACGGTGTGGCTGGGCGAGGGCCCCGAAGGCCCCGTCGCCATCAAGCTGCTGCGCGAGGACCTCGCGTCCGACCAGGAACTCGTCGGGCGCTTCGTGCAGGAGCGGACGGCGCTGCTGGGCCTGGAGCACCCGCACGTGGTGTCGGTGCGCGACCTGGTCGTGGACGGCAACGACCTGGCGCTGGTCATGGACCTCGTCCGGGGCACCGACCTGCGGACCCGGCTGGAGCGTGACCGGCGCCTGGCGCCCGAGGCGGCCGTCGCGATCACGGCCGACATCGCCGACGGGCTGGCGGCCGCGCACGCCGCGGGCGTCGTGCACCGGGACGTGAAGCCGGAGAACGTGCTCCTGGACATGCAGGGCCCCCTGGGCCCGGGCGGCTCCCACCGCGCCCTGCTGACCGACTTCGGTGTGGCCAAACTCATCGACACCCCGCGCCGCACCAAGGCCACCAAGATCATCGGCACGCCGGACTACCTCGCCCCGGAGATCGTCGAGGGCCTGCCGCCCCGCGCCTCCGTCGACATCTACGCGCTCGCCACGGTCCTCTACGAGCTGCTGGCGGGCTTCACCCCGTTCGGCGGCGGCCACCCGGGCGCGGTCCTGCGCCGGCACGTCACGGAGTCGGTCGTCCCGCTGCCCGGCATCCCGGACGAGCTGTGGCAGCTGCTCGTGCAGTGCCTGGCCAAGGCGCCGGCCTCGCGCCTGCGGGCCTCGGAGCTCGGGGCGCGGCTGTGGGAGCTGCTGCCGATGCTGGCGGGCATGCCGCCGCTGGAGGTGGACGAGCCGGACACGGAGTCCGCCGAGGAGGCGGACCGCGAGGAGCAGCCCGCCGGACCGGCACCGGCCGGGGAGCGGGTCCGGCGGCGGGGCGTGGTCCCCCTGGTGCCGGGCGCGAAACCGGCCGACTCCAACCGGGACACCCACACCTCGATGCGCGTACCGGCACCCGACGAGCTGGCCGGGGGCGCGCACGGCACGGCCCGGGCCCCACGCGCGTCGGGCACGCCCCGGCCGGGCTCGGCCCGCAACCGCGCCCTCGCCCGGCGCCGCCGCGTGGCCCTGGGCGCGGGCGCGGTCGCCCTGGCGGCGGCGGTCGGCGTCGGGGCGTGGCTGTCCACGTCGGGCGACGACGCGAGCACACCTCCCCAGGACACGAAGAACTCGGCCCCGCAGTCCCCCTGA
- a CDS encoding serine/threonine-protein kinase, whose translation MRPVGSKYLLEEPLGRGATGTVWRARQRETAGAEAAVPGQPGETVAIKVLKEELAGDPDIVMRFLRERSVLLRLTHPNIVRVRDLVVEGELLALVMDLVEGPDLHRYLRENGPFTPVAAALLTAQIADALAASHADGVVHRDLKPANVLLQQYDGRMHPLLTDFGIARLADSPGLTRTQEFVGTPAYVAPESAEGRPQTSAVDIYGAGILLYELVTGRPPFAGGSALEVLHQHLSAEPRRPSTVPDPLWTVIERCLRKNPDERPSAVNLARGLRVVAEGIGVHANSAQIAAAEGVGALLVPDPAPAPVPDTPGAADPTQVLPQGAGSYDPNAATSVMPHTGGPAGAADPTAVLPNRGAADPTAVMPPVPPGSPGHPGQQNQQGGPEDPHPWQNQLRAARDRNEQTQVQYLDPGQDPLRRRPQRQVARPQQPPRRQAPPPGPGYGHPQQQQPQQYAPQPQRPQPPQRYAPPPPPAQPQQPQRPQREPRQPRQRSANRMRIPGLGCLKGCLFSILILFVAGWLIWELSPLQEWIGTTKGYWDQLTDWFSTVTGWIEKLSGSGSGTN comes from the coding sequence GTGCGGCCGGTAGGCAGCAAGTACCTGCTCGAGGAGCCGCTCGGGCGCGGCGCCACGGGCACCGTCTGGCGAGCCCGCCAGCGCGAGACCGCGGGCGCCGAGGCGGCCGTGCCGGGACAGCCCGGCGAGACGGTCGCCATCAAGGTCCTCAAGGAGGAGCTGGCCGGCGACCCGGACATCGTCATGCGGTTCCTCCGGGAGCGCTCCGTCCTGCTCCGGCTGACCCACCCGAACATCGTCCGGGTCCGCGACCTGGTCGTCGAGGGCGAGCTGCTGGCGCTGGTCATGGACCTCGTCGAGGGCCCCGACCTGCACCGCTACCTGCGCGAGAACGGGCCCTTCACGCCCGTCGCCGCCGCCCTGCTCACCGCCCAGATCGCCGACGCGCTCGCCGCCAGCCACGCCGACGGCGTCGTCCACCGCGACCTCAAGCCCGCGAACGTCCTGCTCCAGCAGTACGACGGGCGGATGCACCCGCTGCTGACCGACTTCGGCATCGCCCGCCTGGCCGACTCCCCGGGCCTGACCCGCACCCAGGAGTTCGTCGGCACGCCCGCGTACGTCGCACCCGAGTCCGCCGAGGGCCGCCCGCAGACCTCCGCCGTCGACATCTACGGCGCCGGCATCCTGCTGTACGAGCTGGTCACCGGCCGCCCGCCGTTCGCCGGCGGCTCCGCCCTGGAGGTGCTGCACCAGCACCTGAGCGCCGAGCCCCGCCGCCCCTCCACGGTCCCCGACCCGCTGTGGACGGTCATCGAGCGCTGTCTGCGCAAGAACCCGGACGAGCGGCCCAGCGCCGTGAACCTCGCCCGTGGCCTGCGCGTCGTCGCCGAGGGCATCGGAGTGCACGCGAACTCCGCGCAGATCGCCGCCGCCGAGGGCGTCGGCGCGCTCCTGGTGCCCGACCCGGCGCCCGCGCCCGTGCCGGACACCCCCGGCGCGGCCGACCCCACCCAGGTCCTCCCGCAGGGCGCGGGCTCGTACGACCCGAACGCCGCCACCAGTGTCATGCCCCACACCGGCGGCCCGGCCGGCGCCGCCGACCCCACCGCCGTCCTGCCCAACCGGGGCGCGGCCGACCCGACCGCCGTCATGCCGCCGGTCCCGCCGGGCTCGCCCGGCCACCCCGGACAGCAGAACCAGCAGGGCGGTCCCGAGGACCCGCACCCCTGGCAGAACCAGCTGCGGGCCGCCCGCGACCGCAACGAGCAGACGCAGGTCCAGTACCTCGACCCCGGCCAGGACCCGCTGCGCCGCCGCCCCCAGCGCCAGGTCGCCCGGCCGCAGCAGCCCCCGCGGCGCCAGGCACCCCCGCCCGGGCCCGGCTACGGCCACCCGCAACAGCAGCAGCCCCAGCAGTACGCCCCCCAGCCCCAGCGGCCCCAGCCGCCGCAGCGCTACGCCCCGCCCCCGCCGCCGGCCCAGCCCCAGCAACCGCAGCGGCCCCAGCGCGAGCCCCGGCAGCCGCGGCAGCGCAGCGCCAACCGGATGCGGATTCCCGGGCTCGGCTGCCTGAAGGGCTGTCTCTTCTCGATCCTCATCCTGTTCGTCGCCGGCTGGCTGATCTGGGAACTGAGCCCGCTGCAGGAGTGGATCGGCACCACCAAGGGCTACTGGGACCAGCTCACCGACTGGTTCTCCACGGTGACCGGCTGGATCGAGAAGCTCAGCGGGAGCGGTTCGGGCACGAACTGA